A region from the Anthonomus grandis grandis chromosome 1 unlocalized genomic scaffold, icAntGran1.3 Chromosome55, whole genome shotgun sequence genome encodes:
- the LOC126749438 gene encoding endocuticle structural glycoprotein ABD-5-like, protein MKMLVVLSTLLAVTLAAPQVNPADAQAQVVKYDSDNTGIDGYNFAFETSNGISQQEQGTLQNAGSENEVMQVRGSFTYTGADGVVYTVTYIADENGFQPQGAHLPSRK, encoded by the exons CTCGTCGTTCTTTCAACCCTATTGGCCGTAACGTTGGCAGCCCCACAAGTCAACCCCGCAGACGCACAGGCCCAAGTAGTCAAATACGACAGCGACAACACTGGAATTGACGGATACAATTTTGC tttcgAGACTAGCAACGGTATTTCCCAACAAGAGCAGGGAACACTTCAAAATGCCGGATCAGAAAACGAAGTTATGCAGGTCCGTGGTAGCTTCACATACACTGGTGCCGATGGTGTTGTTTATACAGTAACCTACATCGCTGACGAGAACGGTTTTCAACCCCAAGGAGCCCACTTACCCAGcagaaaataa